A DNA window from Bacillus carboniphilus contains the following coding sequences:
- the deoB gene encoding phosphopentomutase encodes MSNTYKRIFLVVMDSVGIGEAPDAEEFGDKGADTLGHIAEHMNGLKMPNMGKLGLSHIRGIKGVEKVEQPIANYGMMQEASVGKDTMTGHWEIMGLHIDKPFKVFPEGFPDELLQQLEEKTGRKIIGNKPASGTAIIDELGKEHMDTGAMIVYTSADSVLQIAAHEEVIPLDELYKICEIAREMTLDEPYMIGRIIARPFIGTPGNFKRTANRHDYALKPFERTVMNELKDSEYDVLAIGKISDIYDGEGVTDSFRTESNMHGMDELLKTMDMDFTGISFLNLVDFDALYGHRRDPKGYGEALQEYDVRLAEVLEKMKEDDLLIITADHGNDPVHHGTDHTREYVPLLVYSPSLKGNNELPLRKTFADIGATVAENFKVSMPKFGTSFLKELK; translated from the coding sequence ATGAGTAATACATATAAAAGAATATTTTTAGTTGTCATGGACTCTGTTGGGATTGGAGAGGCCCCTGATGCAGAAGAGTTTGGCGATAAAGGTGCAGACACATTGGGGCATATCGCTGAGCACATGAATGGCCTGAAAATGCCGAACATGGGGAAATTAGGCTTAAGCCATATAAGGGGAATTAAAGGGGTTGAAAAGGTCGAACAACCGATTGCAAATTACGGAATGATGCAGGAGGCATCAGTCGGAAAAGATACGATGACAGGGCATTGGGAGATTATGGGCCTTCATATCGATAAACCATTCAAGGTTTTCCCGGAAGGATTTCCAGATGAACTATTACAGCAGTTAGAAGAAAAAACAGGTAGAAAGATTATTGGGAATAAACCTGCAAGTGGAACAGCCATTATAGATGAGTTAGGAAAAGAACATATGGATACGGGAGCTATGATTGTTTATACATCAGCAGATTCTGTACTACAAATTGCTGCTCACGAAGAAGTGATCCCACTTGATGAGCTTTACAAAATTTGTGAAATTGCAAGAGAAATGACGCTAGATGAACCATATATGATTGGACGCATCATTGCTAGACCTTTTATAGGAACGCCAGGTAACTTTAAGCGAACAGCTAATCGCCATGACTATGCTTTAAAACCATTTGAGAGAACGGTTATGAATGAATTAAAGGATTCTGAATATGATGTTCTAGCTATCGGGAAAATTTCTGATATCTACGATGGTGAAGGGGTTACTGATTCTTTTAGAACGGAATCGAACATGCATGGTATGGATGAACTGTTAAAAACAATGGATATGGATTTTACGGGAATCAGTTTTTTAAACTTAGTTGACTTTGATGCATTGTATGGTCACCGCAGAGATCCAAAAGGGTATGGTGAAGCCTTACAAGAATATGATGTGAGACTAGCAGAAGTGCTTGAGAAGATGAAAGAAGATGACCTTCTAATCATCACAGCAGACCATGGAAATGACCCAGTACATCACGGTACAGACCATACAAGGGAGTATGTTCCATTGCTTGTGTATTCCCCATCGTTAAAAGGAAATAACGAACTACCTCTGCGTAAAACATTTGCTGATATTGGAGCTACTGTGGCGGAAAACTTCAAAGTTTCAATGCCAAAATTCGGAACAAGCTTCCTAAAAGAATTGAAATAA
- a CDS encoding pyrimidine-nucleoside phosphorylase, producing MRMVDLIQKKRDGHELTTDEINFIITGYTNDTVPDYQISAFCMAVFFQGMSERECADLTMAMVESGDQIDLSAINGIKVDKHSTGGVGDTTTLVLGPLVASLGVPVAKMSGRGLGHTGGTIDKLEAVPGFHVEIENDQFTKLVNENKLAVIGQSGNLTPADKKLYSLRDVTATVNSIPLIASSIMSKKIAAGADAIVLDVKTGAGAFMKDLEDSKKLAKAMVDIGNQVGRKTMAVISDMSQPLGYAIGNALEVKEAIDTLKGEGPEDLTELCLTLGSYMVYLAEKASSLEDARNKLQEVIVSGAALETLKVFLRSQGGDDSVVDDPSKLPQASYVYELEAKEDGYISELVADSIGTAAMWLGAGRATKESSIDLAVGLVLRKKIGEFVKKGESLVTIYSNSENVDQVKEKLYDSIRLSNENVEKPTLIYGEVTK from the coding sequence ATGAGAATGGTTGATTTGATTCAAAAGAAGAGAGATGGGCATGAATTAACGACAGATGAGATTAATTTCATCATTACAGGGTATACAAATGACACAGTTCCAGACTACCAAATTAGCGCTTTTTGCATGGCTGTATTTTTTCAGGGGATGTCAGAGAGAGAATGTGCTGATTTAACAATGGCTATGGTTGAGTCTGGTGACCAAATTGATCTCTCGGCCATCAATGGAATTAAAGTGGATAAGCACTCTACCGGAGGCGTAGGTGACACGACGACTTTAGTTCTCGGGCCACTTGTTGCATCTTTAGGAGTACCTGTTGCCAAAATGAGTGGACGAGGTTTAGGTCATACAGGTGGAACCATTGACAAACTTGAGGCGGTCCCAGGGTTTCATGTTGAAATCGAGAATGATCAATTTACTAAATTAGTGAACGAAAATAAACTAGCCGTCATCGGGCAAAGTGGAAACTTAACACCAGCAGATAAGAAGCTTTACTCTCTAAGGGATGTGACAGCAACGGTTAACAGCATCCCTCTAATTGCTAGTTCAATCATGAGTAAAAAAATCGCTGCTGGTGCAGATGCCATCGTATTGGACGTAAAAACAGGTGCCGGTGCTTTCATGAAGGATTTAGAGGATTCGAAAAAATTGGCTAAAGCAATGGTAGACATCGGAAATCAAGTGGGTAGAAAAACAATGGCTGTTATTTCAGATATGAGTCAACCACTTGGGTATGCCATTGGGAATGCGCTCGAAGTAAAAGAAGCCATTGACACATTAAAAGGGGAAGGTCCAGAAGATTTAACGGAGCTATGTTTAACATTAGGAAGCTATATGGTTTATTTAGCAGAAAAAGCGTCTAGCCTTGAGGATGCTAGAAATAAACTCCAAGAAGTTATTGTATCTGGAGCTGCTTTAGAAACATTAAAGGTCTTTCTTCGATCCCAAGGAGGAGATGACTCAGTGGTCGATGATCCGTCAAAGCTTCCACAAGCCTCCTATGTTTATGAATTAGAAGCGAAAGAAGATGGTTACATTAGTGAACTAGTAGCCGATTCAATTGGTACAGCCGCGATGTGGTTAGGTGCTGGTAGAGCAACAAAAGAATCATCCATTGATCTAGCCGTTGGTCTTGTTCTTCGTAAAAAAATCGGGGAGTTTGTAAAAAAAGGCGAATCCCTTGTCACCATCTACAGTAACTCTGAAAATGTAGATCAAGTTAAAGAAAAGCTTTATGATAGCATTCGTCTTTCTAATGAAAATGTTGAAAAGCCAACGTTAATTTATGGGGAAGTGACGAAGTAA
- the galU gene encoding UTP--glucose-1-phosphate uridylyltransferase GalU — MIKKAVIPAAGLGTRFLPATKAQPKEMLPIVDKPAIQYIIEEAVQSGIEDIIIVTGRNKRAIEDHFDRSIELELMLQRAGKEKDFEMIQQISNLAQIHYVRQKEPLGLGHAVYCARKFIGDEPFAVLLGDDIVDSPDPALNQMIRQYNVVQTSILGCEDVPLQDVRKYGIVHYSGQVGELFKVESLIEKPAVEDAPSTQAIIGRYILSPGIFEILENVKPDKSGEIQLTEAIDQLLKQEAVHSYLIQGNRYDVGDKFGFLKATIDFALKSSLKDDVIAYLREMGNRNRD; from the coding sequence ATGATTAAAAAAGCGGTAATTCCCGCTGCCGGTTTAGGTACTCGATTTTTGCCAGCAACGAAAGCACAACCAAAGGAAATGTTACCCATTGTAGATAAGCCCGCTATACAATATATAATCGAAGAAGCTGTCCAATCTGGAATTGAAGACATTATTATTGTGACGGGGCGTAATAAACGAGCTATCGAAGATCATTTTGATCGCTCTATTGAATTGGAGCTTATGCTACAACGGGCAGGAAAAGAAAAAGACTTTGAAATGATTCAACAGATTTCAAATTTAGCACAAATTCATTATGTCAGACAAAAAGAGCCCCTTGGATTAGGGCATGCCGTCTACTGCGCAAGGAAATTTATCGGAGACGAACCGTTTGCCGTTTTGTTAGGGGATGATATTGTAGATAGTCCCGACCCTGCATTGAATCAGATGATCCGACAATATAATGTTGTTCAAACATCCATCCTCGGGTGTGAAGATGTTCCTTTACAAGATGTAAGAAAGTACGGGATTGTTCATTATTCAGGACAAGTGGGAGAATTATTTAAGGTTGAAAGTTTAATAGAAAAACCTGCGGTAGAAGATGCCCCCTCTACTCAAGCCATTATTGGCCGGTACATTTTGTCACCTGGAATTTTTGAAATATTGGAGAATGTAAAACCCGACAAAAGCGGTGAAATTCAATTAACAGAAGCCATTGACCAGCTACTAAAACAAGAAGCCGTGCATTCATACTTAATACAGGGAAACCGGTATGATGTGGGTGATAAATTCGGTTTTCTAAAAGCAACCATTGATTTCGCGTTAAAAAGTAGCTTAAAGGATGATGTGATTGCTTATCTAAGGGAGATGGGTAACAGGAATAGAGATTAG
- a CDS encoding DUF6044 family protein, translated as MFYEVYQVSLSYLKNEKKLIGFSLAIIFIYLSPLFILGEDAHIRVHDNLDSNIAWYKVLVESGQLFGGIDATIPQIIDGLPRNALAPEFSLIVWLYMLFPTMIAYGLSQAITRVFAFIGMYLLLRKHFLKSEEWGLIRIGVALVFSLTPFWPSGMLSTLGMPLALWAFLNIRNGEKSWINFLVLVLLPLYSSFVLGFFFFLTAMGIFWLIDVIRGKGWNWPFFLAIVLMTGAFMLVEYRLVASFLFSSEPNSRDEYFHARLPLWRVIRLTFKNFILGHTHVMTVHGLIILPITIMAFLTIWTRKLWKHERAFVFLLVLNFALSTWYAFWFYKGWLPLTQNFHFMDTFNFARYHFLRPMIIYVGFALGLKILFQQKVFSKKMVTTVLALQLLVVGIFNDEITHHRKPSVQEFYATDLFKEIKTYIGKPLETYRVASIGIHPAISQYNGFYTLDTYNNFYPLSYKYKFRKIIESELAKNKTIKTYFDEWGGRCYIFTDELGKHYMFKKNTNRSLKKLEINTRAFKELGGEYIFSAVPIENAIQNNLRLEKVFTTEESAWKIYLYQVNLS; from the coding sequence ATGTTTTACGAGGTGTATCAAGTGAGCTTGTCCTATTTGAAAAATGAAAAAAAGCTTATTGGTTTCTCACTAGCTATCATTTTTATTTATCTATCCCCATTGTTTATCTTAGGGGAAGATGCACATATTCGTGTACACGACAACTTGGACTCAAATATCGCTTGGTATAAGGTATTGGTGGAGAGTGGACAATTATTCGGGGGTATTGATGCGACGATTCCTCAAATTATTGATGGACTTCCCCGTAATGCATTAGCCCCTGAATTTAGTTTGATTGTTTGGCTGTATATGTTATTTCCCACAATGATTGCTTATGGGCTTAGCCAAGCCATTACAAGAGTTTTTGCCTTTATTGGGATGTATTTATTGCTAAGAAAACACTTTTTGAAAAGTGAAGAGTGGGGGTTAATCAGAATAGGGGTTGCCCTAGTATTTTCACTGACTCCGTTCTGGCCATCAGGAATGCTAAGCACATTAGGTATGCCATTAGCTTTATGGGCATTTTTAAATATAAGAAATGGTGAGAAATCTTGGATTAACTTTTTAGTCTTGGTTCTTCTACCTTTGTACTCAAGTTTCGTGTTGGGTTTTTTCTTTTTTCTAACCGCAATGGGAATCTTTTGGCTGATCGATGTTATACGGGGAAAAGGCTGGAATTGGCCATTTTTCCTAGCAATTGTCCTAATGACCGGAGCCTTTATGCTCGTGGAATATAGGCTTGTAGCATCATTTCTATTTTCAAGTGAGCCCAATAGTAGGGATGAATATTTCCATGCAAGGCTTCCACTTTGGCGTGTCATTCGGTTAACCTTTAAGAATTTCATACTCGGTCATACTCATGTAATGACCGTCCATGGTTTGATAATTCTACCAATCACCATCATGGCTTTTTTGACCATTTGGACACGCAAATTATGGAAACATGAACGGGCTTTTGTATTTTTACTGGTCCTGAACTTTGCACTATCGACATGGTATGCCTTTTGGTTTTATAAAGGTTGGCTACCGCTGACGCAGAATTTTCATTTTATGGACACGTTCAATTTTGCCAGGTATCATTTTTTGCGGCCTATGATTATATATGTTGGTTTTGCTCTAGGTTTAAAAATACTATTCCAGCAAAAAGTATTTTCGAAAAAAATGGTGACGACAGTGTTAGCTTTGCAATTACTTGTTGTTGGAATTTTTAATGATGAAATTACACATCACCGCAAACCTTCTGTCCAAGAATTTTACGCTACCGATTTATTTAAGGAAATTAAAACTTATATCGGCAAGCCACTAGAAACATATCGGGTTGCCAGTATTGGTATACACCCCGCCATTTCTCAATATAACGGGTTTTACACTTTAGATACTTATAATAATTTTTATCCTCTTAGCTATAAGTACAAATTTAGAAAAATAATTGAAAGTGAATTAGCTAAAAATAAAACTATCAAAACCTATTTTGATGAATGGGGAGGGCGTTGTTATATATTCACAGATGAGTTGGGGAAGCACTATATGTTCAAAAAAAATACGAATAGAAGCCTCAAAAAACTTGAAATCAATACTCGTGCTTTTAAAGAATTAGGCGGTGAATATATCTTTTCAGCCGTTCCTATAGAAAATGCAATTCAGAATAATTTGCGATTGGAAAAGGTGTTTACCACAGAGGAATCCGCTTGGAAAATCTATTTGTACCAAGTAAACCTTTCATAG
- a CDS encoding glycosyltransferase family 2 protein has protein sequence MNQPILAIVVPCYNEEETLPRTIRQLHDLVVRMIREKTICSKSKILFVDDGSTDETWTLIHKESLQNDHVRGLKLARNVGHQNALLAGLFTAKKVSDCVLSIDADLQDDISVIPEFIQKFNEGHEIVYGVRKRRDTDTFFKRKTAETFYKMMKKMGVDLIYNHADFRLMSRRAIQELERFDEVNLFLRGIVPLIGFQSAEVYYERKKRMAGETKYPLKKMLAFAFDGISSFSVTPIRFVLLIGLVSFFVSVLFGTYFLLLKMTGHTQTGWTSLITSIWLIGGLQLIAIGLIGEYIGKIYKETKRRPKYIVDFDPFMFHPSGKTADKEEYSLASGKLTETN, from the coding sequence ATGAATCAACCTATATTAGCCATTGTGGTTCCTTGTTATAACGAGGAGGAAACGTTACCGAGAACGATTCGACAATTACATGATTTAGTAGTCAGAATGATTCGTGAAAAAACCATTTGTAGTAAGAGTAAAATTCTATTTGTTGATGATGGAAGTACAGACGAAACTTGGACCTTGATTCATAAAGAAAGTTTACAAAACGACCACGTTCGTGGACTAAAACTAGCTCGCAATGTGGGTCATCAAAATGCCTTACTAGCTGGCCTATTCACTGCAAAAAAAGTTTCAGATTGTGTACTTTCAATAGATGCTGATCTCCAGGATGATATATCAGTTATTCCGGAATTTATTCAAAAGTTCAACGAAGGACATGAAATCGTCTATGGGGTAAGAAAGCGTCGGGATACGGACACTTTCTTTAAAAGGAAAACGGCTGAAACTTTTTATAAAATGATGAAAAAGATGGGAGTAGATCTGATCTATAACCATGCTGATTTTCGATTGATGAGCAGGCGAGCTATTCAGGAGTTAGAACGATTTGATGAAGTGAACCTCTTTTTAAGAGGCATCGTTCCTTTGATCGGCTTTCAGTCTGCAGAGGTTTACTATGAACGAAAAAAGAGAATGGCTGGAGAAACGAAGTATCCACTGAAAAAAATGCTCGCCTTTGCTTTTGATGGAATCTCTTCTTTTTCAGTTACACCCATTCGATTTGTGCTTTTAATAGGTTTGGTTTCATTTTTTGTAAGTGTTCTATTTGGAACTTATTTTCTTCTTCTAAAAATGACAGGACATACTCAAACAGGATGGACATCCCTCATTACTTCGATATGGCTAATTGGAGGTCTCCAATTAATTGCCATCGGACTAATAGGCGAATATATTGGGAAAATTTACAAGGAGACTAAGCGACGACCGAAGTACATAGTGGATTTTGACCCGTTTATGTTCCATCCAAGTGGGAAAACAGCAGATAAAGAGGAATATTCACTTGCATCAGGAAAGCTTACTGAAACCAACTAG
- a CDS encoding GtrA family protein, with amino-acid sequence MHQESLLKPTSTFIRFLLVGGINTLVGLCTMLILLNLIGWTYWTSTFVGNTVGAIVSYFLNRSFTFKAEVSYRRGIPKFVVIVFICYFIAYTLSEYMANHIAAAIPVPIETETLAILLGTCMYTLLNYMGQKYIVFSQKPLFRV; translated from the coding sequence TTGCATCAGGAAAGCTTACTGAAACCAACTAGCACATTTATAAGGTTCCTATTAGTTGGTGGAATCAATACTTTAGTCGGGCTATGTACAATGTTAATCCTTTTAAATTTGATAGGGTGGACATACTGGACTTCAACCTTTGTGGGTAACACTGTAGGTGCAATCGTAAGTTACTTTTTAAACCGTAGTTTTACTTTTAAAGCAGAAGTCTCTTATCGAAGAGGAATACCCAAGTTTGTAGTGATTGTATTCATCTGTTACTTTATAGCCTATACATTAAGTGAGTATATGGCTAACCATATTGCAGCAGCTATTCCAGTTCCAATTGAGACTGAAACGCTCGCCATTTTATTAGGAACGTGCATGTACACACTGTTAAATTATATGGGTCAAAAATATATTGTTTTCTCGCAAAAGCCTCTCTTTAGAGTATAA
- a CDS encoding D-alanyl-D-alanine carboxypeptidase family protein: MKRWLSFVLGSLLVFSTISPVAANEERKNDLGLAEKAKSAILIERDTGTVLYEKNSNEKLPPASMTKVMTMLLIMEALDSGKITMDEKVRTSEHAASMGGSQIFLEPGEEMTVKEMLQGIAIGSGNDASVAMAEHIAGSEEEFVKMMNDKTKELGLKNTNFQNPTGLPAQDHYSSASDMAVMAKELLKYETITDFTGLYEAYLRENTDKKFWLVNTNRLVKFYDGVDGLKTGFTHEAKYCLTATAKKDGMRVIAVVFGAPTPKDRNAQISKMLDYAFAKYKTHPMYDKDSVIAKATVSKGQNNKVEVVTSESISLLTQKGEKIDDVEKKITINDKIQAPLKKGDKVGHLRLVKNGKVLVDSPLVVKEDVDKASWWTLYKRTFGAFAKLN, translated from the coding sequence ATGAAACGTTGGTTATCTTTTGTATTAGGCAGCTTATTAGTTTTCAGTACCATTTCACCAGTTGCAGCCAATGAGGAGAGAAAAAATGACCTCGGGTTGGCGGAAAAAGCTAAGTCCGCTATTTTGATTGAAAGAGATACTGGAACCGTTCTTTATGAGAAGAACTCAAATGAGAAACTTCCTCCTGCAAGTATGACAAAAGTAATGACTATGCTTTTAATTATGGAAGCATTGGATTCCGGAAAAATAACGATGGATGAAAAAGTTCGCACAAGTGAACATGCAGCTTCTATGGGTGGTTCACAAATTTTCCTTGAACCAGGGGAAGAAATGACAGTTAAGGAGATGCTTCAAGGGATTGCGATTGGTTCAGGGAATGATGCTTCCGTAGCAATGGCCGAACATATTGCTGGTTCTGAAGAAGAATTCGTAAAAATGATGAACGATAAGACAAAGGAATTAGGGCTTAAAAACACCAATTTCCAAAACCCAACAGGTCTTCCCGCTCAAGATCACTATTCATCCGCTTCTGATATGGCCGTTATGGCAAAGGAGCTTCTAAAGTATGAAACGATAACTGATTTCACTGGATTATATGAAGCTTATCTACGGGAAAATACAGACAAAAAATTCTGGTTGGTTAATACCAATCGCTTAGTTAAGTTTTATGACGGTGTTGATGGATTAAAAACAGGTTTTACACATGAAGCTAAGTATTGCTTAACAGCAACGGCAAAGAAAGATGGGATGAGAGTCATTGCGGTCGTTTTTGGTGCACCGACTCCAAAAGACAGAAATGCTCAAATTTCTAAAATGTTAGATTATGCCTTTGCCAAATATAAAACTCACCCAATGTATGATAAGGACTCGGTTATTGCTAAAGCTACAGTGTCAAAAGGTCAAAACAATAAAGTAGAAGTAGTAACAAGTGAGAGTATCTCCCTATTAACGCAAAAAGGGGAGAAAATAGATGATGTTGAAAAGAAAATAACTATAAATGATAAAATTCAAGCCCCATTAAAGAAGGGTGACAAAGTTGGTCACTTAAGGCTAGTTAAAAACGGTAAGGTCCTTGTAGATAGTCCGTTAGTGGTAAAAGAGGATGTAGACAAAGCAAGCTGGTGGACACTATATAAGCGGACTTTTGGAGCTTTTGCCAAGTTAAACTAG
- the spoIIAA gene encoding anti-sigma F factor antagonist: MSLSIQLEVVEEVLCIRLSGELDHHTAEQLRDETTRAIEKYGTRHIVLNLQDLSFMDSSGLGVILGRYKQIKQMHGEMVVCAISPAVKRLFDMSGLFKIIRQEANEAFALQNLGVA, encoded by the coding sequence TTGAGTCTATCCATTCAATTAGAAGTTGTTGAAGAAGTCCTATGTATCCGATTAAGTGGTGAGCTAGATCACCATACTGCAGAACAGTTAAGAGATGAGACAACTAGAGCCATTGAAAAGTATGGAACCCGCCATATCGTTCTCAACCTACAAGATTTATCCTTTATGGATAGTTCAGGTTTAGGGGTTATCTTAGGACGGTACAAACAAATAAAACAAATGCACGGCGAAATGGTTGTATGCGCTATTTCCCCAGCAGTGAAAAGATTGTTTGATATGTCTGGATTATTTAAAATAATAAGACAGGAAGCAAACGAAGCTTTTGCACTACAAAATCTGGGGGTGGCGTAA
- the spoIIAB gene encoding anti-sigma F factor: MKNEMHIQFSALSQNESFARVTVAAFIAQLDPTMDELTEIKTVVSEAVTNAIIHGYENVPDGLVYISVTIEDESCEITVRDEGVGIQDINEARQPLYTTKPELERSGMGFTIMENFMDEIGIESGSGEGTTIRMKKHFAKSKALCN; the protein is encoded by the coding sequence ATGAAAAACGAAATGCATATTCAATTCAGTGCTCTAAGTCAGAACGAATCGTTCGCACGTGTGACAGTTGCTGCTTTCATAGCTCAGTTGGATCCTACAATGGATGAATTGACAGAAATTAAAACAGTAGTATCAGAAGCTGTTACGAATGCAATTATTCACGGATATGAAAACGTTCCGGATGGTCTGGTTTACATATCCGTTACGATTGAAGATGAATCTTGTGAGATAACGGTTCGTGATGAAGGGGTCGGTATTCAAGACATCAATGAAGCAAGACAACCATTGTATACGACCAAACCTGAACTTGAACGCTCTGGAATGGGCTTTACCATTATGGAGAACTTCATGGATGAGATTGGAATTGAGTCAGGGTCAGGAGAAGGGACGACCATTCGCATGAAAAAGCATTTTGCTAAAAGCAAAGCGCTGTGCAATTAA
- the sigF gene encoding RNA polymerase sporulation sigma factor SigF — translation MDVEVKNETTQSYLKDHEVKELIFKAQNGEQEARDTIVQKNMRLVWSVVQRFLNRGYEPDDLFQIGCIGLLKSVDKFDLSYDVKFSTYAVPMIIGEIQRFIRDDGTVKVSRSLKELGNKIRRAKDELSKTNGRIPTVNEIAEYLDISVEEIIMAQEASRSPSSIHETVYENDGDPITLLDQIADQEENKWFDKIALKEAIRDLDERERLIVYLRYFKDQTQSEVAGRLGISQVQVSRLEKKILQQMKDRMNE, via the coding sequence ATGGATGTGGAGGTAAAGAACGAAACAACCCAAAGCTATTTAAAAGACCATGAAGTCAAAGAGTTGATTTTTAAAGCCCAAAATGGAGAACAAGAAGCTAGAGACACCATTGTACAGAAGAATATGCGTCTTGTATGGTCGGTTGTTCAGCGTTTCTTGAATCGTGGTTATGAACCAGATGATTTATTTCAAATTGGTTGTATTGGATTATTAAAATCCGTTGATAAATTTGATTTATCCTACGATGTCAAATTCTCCACTTACGCTGTTCCCATGATTATTGGGGAAATACAGCGCTTTATAAGAGATGATGGAACTGTAAAGGTAAGTCGTTCTCTAAAAGAGTTGGGCAATAAAATAAGAAGGGCAAAAGATGAGTTATCAAAAACCAACGGGAGAATCCCTACGGTTAATGAGATTGCCGAATACCTAGATATTTCGGTTGAAGAAATCATCATGGCTCAAGAAGCCAGCCGATCTCCATCCTCCATACATGAAACGGTATATGAAAACGATGGTGATCCGATTACACTTCTCGATCAAATTGCAGATCAAGAGGAAAACAAATGGTTTGATAAAATCGCACTAAAAGAGGCGATTAGAGACCTAGACGAACGAGAAAGGTTAATTGTGTATTTAAGGTATTTTAAAGATCAAACTCAATCTGAGGTAGCAGGTCGACTTGGAATTTCCCAGGTTCAAGTGTCTAGATTAGAAAAGAAAATCCTACAGCAAATGAAAGATCGAATGAACGAATAA
- a CDS encoding stage V sporulation protein AA, with the protein MENSIYIRLRHRLQVRPEEVVKVEDIAQVIGPESFLNQIKQVEVYRITREDNTIVIVDVMKVIQRIFKFFPSLDIQAIGPTQTIVEVVYQKKRVSTPLFILVWFLLFVGAALTIMNFHEDVSMQIVQQHLFMMITGKEVQKPLLFQIPYSFGLGIGMILFFNHLFKKRINEEPSPLEVEMFNYQQDLDRYVSLNENKESMKHLDDH; encoded by the coding sequence ATGGAAAATTCGATTTACATACGCCTAAGACATCGTTTACAAGTACGTCCCGAAGAGGTTGTGAAGGTTGAAGATATAGCACAAGTTATTGGGCCTGAATCCTTCCTTAATCAAATAAAGCAGGTAGAAGTTTATCGAATTACAAGAGAAGATAATACAATTGTAATTGTTGATGTCATGAAAGTTATACAGAGAATCTTTAAATTCTTTCCGTCTCTTGATATACAAGCCATTGGACCTACTCAAACAATTGTAGAGGTTGTTTATCAAAAAAAAAGAGTATCGACCCCATTATTTATCCTAGTCTGGTTTCTTCTATTTGTAGGGGCTGCCTTAACCATCATGAATTTTCATGAAGATGTAAGCATGCAAATCGTCCAGCAGCACTTATTTATGATGATTACGGGAAAAGAAGTTCAAAAACCTCTTCTTTTTCAGATTCCTTATTCTTTTGGTTTGGGTATAGGCATGATCTTATTTTTTAACCATTTGTTTAAAAAGCGAATAAACGAAGAGCCAAGCCCACTTGAGGTTGAAATGTTTAACTATCAGCAAGACTTAGATCGCTATGTTTCTTTAAATGAGAATAAGGAGAGTATGAAGCATCTTGATGACCATTAA
- a CDS encoding stage V sporulation protein AB — translation MTIKILLVIFIGFAGGLAVGSGFVAFLTVLGIIPRLTQLSKTMKYIQRYEWAVILGAVISSWLSLQEVTFHFFSIIAIPIGLASGVFVGLLAAALTEVLNVLPILAKRIGIDEKIIILLMAIVLGKISGSLFHWIVFVDM, via the coding sequence ATGACCATTAAGATTCTACTAGTAATCTTTATCGGTTTTGCTGGTGGTTTAGCAGTTGGATCAGGTTTCGTTGCTTTTTTAACTGTACTCGGGATTATACCGAGGTTAACCCAATTATCCAAAACGATGAAATATATTCAACGATATGAATGGGCAGTTATTTTGGGAGCAGTCATTTCAAGTTGGCTTAGCTTACAAGAGGTGACTTTTCACTTTTTCTCGATTATCGCAATTCCCATTGGTCTAGCGAGTGGTGTTTTTGTAGGTCTACTAGCTGCTGCTCTCACAGAAGTTCTCAATGTATTACCGATTTTGGCGAAGAGAATTGGAATCGACGAAAAAATTATCATTCTACTGATGGCTATCGTTTTAGGAAAAATATCCGGCTCCTTATTCCATTGGATTGTATTTGTAGACATGTAA